One window of the Triticum dicoccoides isolate Atlit2015 ecotype Zavitan chromosome 3B, WEW_v2.0, whole genome shotgun sequence genome contains the following:
- the LOC119280412 gene encoding uncharacterized protein LOC119280412 produces MEKQRVVVVVEDAPASRAALQWAVRNFIRAGDSIALLHVCAPARSRRRRRRLRLQGFQLALAFRDLCDGGVAEAMVEIVVREGELAPTVAAAVAQLRASTLVVGLHDKSFLYGSPSPYEGAGGLGCRVLAVRQHATARRGAVEAELTQVETIRLHVPPPKIPFPIFALPLGVIWRRSSSSSKKRR; encoded by the exons ATGGAgaagcagcgggtggtggtggtggtggaggacgccCCGGCGTCGCGCGCGGCGCTGCAGTGGGCCGTGCGCAACTTCATCCGGGCCGGCGACTCCATCGCGCTGCTGCACGTGTGCGCGCCGGCCCGCTCCAGGCGCCGCCGGCGGCGCCTCCGCCTCCAAGGCTTCCAGCTCGCGCTCGCCTTCAGGGACCTCTGCGACGGCGGCGTCGCGGAGGCCATGGTGGAGATCGTGGTGCGGGAGGGGGAGCTCGCGCCGACGGTGGCCGCGGCCGTGGCGCAGCTCCGGGCCTCCACGCTCGTCGTCGGCCTCCACGACAAGAGCTTCCTCTACGG GTCGCCGAGCCCGTACGAGGGCGCGGGCGGGCTGGGGTGCCGGGTGCTGGCCGTCCGGCAGCACGCGACGGCGCGGCGCGGGGCCGTGGAGGCGGAGCTCACCCAGGTGGAGACCATACGGCTGCA CGTGCCGCCGCCCAAGATCCCGTTCCCGATCTTCGCGCTGCCGCTGGGGGTGATCTGGCGGcgatcgtcgtcgtcgtcgaagaAGAGGAGATGA
- the LOC119274263 gene encoding transcription factor LATE FLOWERING-like, giving the protein MASKRATTRELRAMYDDEPSSMSLELFGYHGVVVDGDDEDDDTATALPQLSFVDNFKGGCGSAADYYSWAYNASGGTPGASSSSTSSVLSFEHAGGAGHQLAYNSGTGDDDCALWMDSMADHQHGAARFGFMNPGSADVVPEIQESSIKQPAKSAQKRSSSGGEAQAAAKKQCGGGRKSKAKVVPTKDPQSAVAKVRRERISERLKVLQDLVPNGTKVDMVTMLEKAITYVKFLQLQVKVLATDEFWPVQGGKAPELSQVKTALDAILSSQQQP; this is encoded by the exons ATGGCGAGCAAGCGGGCCACCACGCGGGAGCTCCGGGCGATGTACGACGACGAGCCCTCCTCCATGTCCCTCGAGCTCTTCGGCTACCATGGCGTGGTCGTCGACGGTGACGATGAAGACGACGACACTGCCACCGCCCTGCCCCAGCTCTCCTTCGTCGACAACTTCAAAGGTGGGTGCGGGTCGGCGGCGGACTACTACAGCTGGGCGTACAACGCCTCCGGCGGGACGCCGGGCGCCTCCTCCAGCTCCACCTCGTCGGTGCTCAGCTTTGAGCATGCCGGCGGTGCCGGTCATCAGCTGGCTTATAATTCCGGCACAGGCGACGATGACTGCGCGCTCTGGATGGACAGCATGGCCGATCATCAGCACGGCGCGGCCAGGTTTGGGTTCATGAACCCAGGGTCGGCCGATGTCGTCCCAGAAATCCAGGAGAGCAGCATCAAGCAGCCGGCCAAGTCTGCGCAGAAGCGCTCGAGCTCG GGTGGTGAGGCGCAAGCAGCGGCGAAGAAGCAGTGTGGAGGAGGCAGGAAGAGCAAGGCCAAAGTTGTCCCTACCAAGGATCCTCAGAGCGCTGTTGCAAAG GTCCGAAGAGAGCGCATCAGTGAGAGGCTCAAAGTTCTGCAGGATCTTGTACCCAACGGCACGAAG GTGGACATGGTCACCATGCTCGAGAAGGCAATCACCTATGTCAAGTTCCTGCAGCTGCAAGTCAAG GTGTTGGCGACCGACGAGTTCTGGCCGGTGCAAGGAGGGAAGGCGCCGGAGCTGTCCCAAGTGAAGACCGCGCTGGACGCCATCCTGTCTTCCCAGCAGCAACCCTAG
- the LOC119274264 gene encoding cell division cycle protein 123 homolog: MLLEELLRCQIQEWYPAFRRHTVPTAIIPLPAAFLRYLAGRTAYPGPDGPDEGEQGPLPFVLPTLTSGRAPFPPLQGHFPDPVSLLDRDNTDPLFGGSGSDSDDDEGLPPPAFPELEAAVNAAIAGLGGAALPKLNWSAPKDAVFMAADGTVRWTCFAEVAMLLRASDCVAHDLVSARRSCHDFLRAKPVRRNAAEGGLSDPGENCSDGGARGGGSGAPEEDAEQESSDDDETWVDDGFQYYLALRKWYPGLRPESEFRCFVRGRKLVGVSQRDPSAYYPSLPGWSAEVQPKTEDFFEEFIEPQFASENYTFDLYVRADGRVKLIDFNPWGGYTLPLLFTWEELEEEQRGEDELEFRVVMQQGAVRPGLMTAIPYDMLDWGDGSGWDVFLKKAGNELDRQMASLGVDS; encoded by the coding sequence ATGCTGCTGGAGGAGCTGCTCCGCTGCCAGATCCAGGAGTGGTacccggcgttccggcgccacacgGTCCCCACCGCCATCATCCCGCTCCCGGCCGCCTTCCTCCGCTACCTCGCCGGCCGGACCGCCTACCCCGGCCCCGACGGCCCCGACGAGGGCGAGCAGGGGCCGCTCCCCTTCGTGCTCCCGACGCTCACCTCCGGCCGCGCGCCCTTCCCGCCGCTCCAGGGCCACTTCCCGGACCCCGTCTCCCTCCTCGATCGCGACAACACCGACCCCCTCTTCGGCggctccggctccgactccgacgatgACGAGGGCCTGCCCCCGCCCGCGTTCCCGGAGCTCGAGGCCGCGGtgaacgccgccatcgccggcctcgGCGGCGCCGCGCTCCCCAAGCTCAACTGGAGCGCGCCCAAGGACGCCGTCTTCATGGCCGCCGACGGCACCGTCCGCTGGACCTGCTTCGCCGAGGTCGCCATGCTGCTCCGCGCCTCCGACTGCGTCGCCCACGACCTCGTCTCCGCGCGCCGCTCCTGCCACGACTTCCTGCGCGCCAAGCCTGTTCGACGGAATGCCGCAGAGGGCGGTCTGAGTGATCCTGGTGAGAATTGCAGCGATGGAGGTGCCCGTGGCGGTGGGAGTGGTGCGCCGGAAGAGGATGCCGAACAAGAAAGCAGTGATGATGATGAGACTTGGGTCGACGATGGGTTCCAGTACTACCTCGCGCTCCGCAAGTGGTACCCAGGCCTCCGCCCCGAGTCGGAGTTCCGCTGCTTTGTGCGGGGGCGGAAGCTGGTCGGTGTGTCGCAGAGGGACCCGTCTGCCTACTACCCTTCGCTGCCTGGGTGGAGCGCTGAGGTGCAGCCTAAGACCGAGGATTTCTTCGAAGAATTCATCGAGCCACAGTTCGCTTCAGAGAATTATACGTTTGATCTGTATGTGAGAGCCGATGGCCGGGTGAAGCTGATCGACTTCAATCCTTGGGGTGGCTATACCCTGCCGCTGCTGTTCACATGGGAGGAGCTTGAGGAGGAGCAGAGAGGGGAGGACGAGCTGGAGTTTCGAGTGGTGATGCAGCAGGGTGCAGTGAGGCCAGGGTTAATGACAGCAATTCCGTATGATATGCTGGATTGGGGGGATGGCAGTGGGTGGGATGTGTTTCTGAAGAAGGCTGGCAATGAGCTCGACAGACAGATGGCATCATTAGGTGTGGATTCGTAG
- the LOC119274265 gene encoding UPF0481 protein At3g47200-like produces MPEKGTELAQLVPPSVDATSSFSNNGPRDGSDDARILRLSEIIVTEMRAAALPLPPAPQTIYRVPELLLAADKGAYQPTFMPLGPYHRGDSDSATEDMRRSQAGKPPNMALAMEMAGGGRPVAEFIEAIASMESEARSCYDGDVAMGWDAFCMMLLFDGFQLITLLGFLGVSNGDEPTEKTGGGDAAGGPTPKTGHVTSLQHDLMMLENQIPFFVVRKMYALLHADAGSGPIVKLAWGTISNIMGGLWPASNPPPPEFQHLVHLCHIYLKPSNLQESLGPCGDYGGRFRRATEYYEAGVKFRRLHNEQAPLLDVSFLNGVLRMARHRFDENTNYILRNVLAYEQSYIRTATSGYVTAYVVFMSQLLGSPEDVALLSRRGVIEHHLGNDAEVCDLFRRLAEGLVFDPSSEHYLNAVGVKLGEHCRSRLNRWGAWVLRHRLANPWLAVAWLFGAMAVLGTIIQTIIAVLEYAQR; encoded by the exons ATGCCGGAGAAGGGAACTGAGCTCGCACAGTTAGTACCACCCTCCGTGGACGCCACTTCATCTTTCTCCAATAACG GACCAAGGGACGGCAGCGACGACGCCCGCATCCTCCGACTCTCGGAAATCATTGTCACCGAAATGCGTGCTGCCGCCCTACCTCTCCCACCGGCACCACAGACGATCTACCGTGTTCCGGAGCTACTCCTCGCCGCCGACAAGGGCGCGTACCAGCCGACGTTCATGCCCCTCGGACCATACCACCGCGGCGACTCCGACTCTGCCACGGAAGACATGAGGCGCAGCCAAGCGGGCAAGCCACCGAACATGGCCTTGGCCATGGAAATGGCCGGCGGTGGGCGGCCGGTGGCGGAATTCATCGAGGCCATCGCGTCCATGGAGTCGGAGGCCAGGAGCTGCTACGACGGCGACGTCGCCATGGGATGGGACGCCTTCTGCATGATGCTTTTGTTCGACGGCTTCCAGCTCATCACATTGCTCGGCTTTCTCGGCGTCTCCAATGGCGATGAGCCAACGGAAAAAACAGGCGGAGGCGACGCTGCTGGCGGCCCAACACCCAAGACAGGTCATGTGACCAGTCTCCAACATGACTTGATGATGCTGGAGAACCAGATACCGTTCTTCGTCGTCCGGAAGATGTACGCCTTGCTTCATGCCGATGCCGGAAGTGGCCCCATTGTGAAGCTAGCGTGGGGAACCATCAGCAATATCATGGGTGGCCTCTGGCCGGCCTCAAATCCTCCACCGCCAGAGTTCCAGCATTTGGTGCATCTCTGCCATATTTACCTCAAGCCAAGCAACCTCCAGGAGTCGCT AGGCCCATGCGGCGACTATGGAGGAAGATTCCGACGTGCCACCGAGTATTACGAAGCCGGCGTCAAGTTCAGGCGGCTTCACAATGAACAAGCCCCCTTGCTGGACGTGAGCTTTCTGAACGGGGTGCTGAGGATGGCTCGCCACAGGTTCGACGAGAATACCAACTACATCCTCCGCAACGTCCTCGCGTACGAGCAGAGCTACATCCGGACGGCGACGAGCGGCTACGTGACGGCGTACGTGGTGTTCATGTCGCAGCTCCTGGGCAGCCCCGAGGACGTGGCCCTGCTGTCGCGGCGCGGGGTCATCGAGCACCACCTGGGCAACGACGCCGAGGTGTGCGACCTGTTCCGTCGCCTGGCGGAGGGGCTCGTCTTCGACCCGTCCAGCGAGCACTATCTCAACGCCGTCGGGGTGAAGCTGGGGGAGCACTGCCGGTCCCGGCTCAACCGGTGGGGCGCCTGGGTCCTCAGGCACCGCCTTGCCAACCCCTGGCTCGCCGTCGCGTGGCTCTTCGGCGCCATGGCCGTGCTGGGCACCATCATTCAGACCATCATTGCTGTCCTCGAATATGCCCAGCGCTAG